A region from the Acomys russatus chromosome 20, mAcoRus1.1, whole genome shotgun sequence genome encodes:
- the Sting1 gene encoding stimulator of interferon genes protein, translating into MPHSSLHPSIPRPRGRRSEQAALVLLVASLTILWVVGEPPNHTLKFLVLHLASLQLGLLLKEVCCLAEELRHIHSRYQGSYWNAAHACLGCPIQRMALLLLSFYFYCFLPNTSGHHLSWMLAILGLSQSLNILLGLQNLTPAEVSAVCEKKNLNVAHGLAWAYYMGYLRLILPGLQARIRTFNQLHSNMLWGAGSRRLYILFPLDCGMPDDLSVADPNIRFRDMLPQHSIDRAGVKNRVYSNSVYELLENGRPVGACILEYATPLQTLFAMSQDGKAGFSREDRFEQAKLFCRTLEDILADVPEARNSCRLIVYQEAAEGNSFSLSQEVLRHIRQEEKEEVTMSGPQTSVAPPSSALSQEPKLLISDMEQPLPLRTDLI; encoded by the exons ATGCCACATTCCAGCCTGCACCCATCTATCCCACGTCCCAGAGGTCGCCGCTCTGAACAGGCTGCCTTGGTCTTGCTGGTGGCCAGCCTGACAATCCTTTGGGTGGTAGGGGAGCCACCAAATCACACTCTGAAGTTCCTGGTACTTCACCTAGCCTCCCTGCAACTTGGACTGCTGTTGAAAGAGGTCTGCTGTCTGGCTGAAGAGCTGCGCCATATCCACTCCAG GTACCAGGGCAGCTACTGGAATGCTGCACACGCCTGCCTGGGCTGCCCCATTCAACGTATGGCCCTGCTGCTACTGTCTTTCTATTTCTACTGCTTCCTCCCAAATACTTCTGGCCATCACCTCAGTTGGATGCTCGCCATCCTGGGCCTCTCACAGTCCCTAAACATCCTTCTGGGCCTCCAG AACCTGACCCCAGCGGAAGTCTCTGCAGTCTGTGAAAAAAAGAACCTCAATGTTGCCCATGGGCTGGCCTGGGCATACTACATGGGGTACCTGCGGCTGATCTTGCCAG GGCTCCAGGCCCGGATCCGAACGTTCAATCAGCTGCACAGCAACATGCTATGGGGTGCGGGGAGCCGAAGGCTGTACATCCTCTTCCCGTTGGACTGTGggatgcctgatgacctgagtgtggCTGACCCCAACATTCGCTTCCGAGATATGCTGCCTCAGCACAGCATAGACCGTGCTGGCGTCAAGAATCGGGTTTATTCCAACAGTGTCTATGAACTTCTGGAGAACGGGCGGCCA GTAGGCGCCTGTATCCTGGAGTATGCCACGCCTTTGCAGACCTTGTTTGCCATGTCACAGGATGGGAAAGCTGGCTTCAGTCGAGAGGATCGGTTTGAGCAGGCCAAACTCTTCTGCCGGACACTTGAGGACATCCTGGCCGATGTCCCTGAGGCTCGAAACAGCTGCCGCCTCATTGTCTACCAAG AAGCCGCAGAGGGGAATAGCTTCTCCCTGTCTCAGGAGGTTCTCCGCCACATTCgtcaggaagaaaaggaggaggtcACTATGAGTGGTCCCCAGACCTCCGTGGCGCCTCCTTCCTCCGCCCTGTCCCAAGAGCCGAAGCTCCTCATCAGCGACATGGAACAGCCTCTCCCACTCCGCACTGATCTCATCTGA